Genomic segment of Calditerricola satsumensis:
TCGGCACGCTTTTCGTCAAGGTCGCCACCCGGGAGGCGTCGGCCCTTGTCGTCAGCGCCTATTCCCACCTGCTCGCCGCCGGGCAATTGGGCGTGACGGCGCTTTTCGTCGACGAGCCCCCGCTCCCGCCCGCGATCGGGTGGTGGCCGATCGCCGTGCTGCTCGTCTCCGCCTGGGCGTCCACCGCCATGGGGGCCTTCCTCTGGAACTGGGCCGTCCAGCACATCGGGGCGGCGACGACGGCCATGTGGCTCAACGGGCTGCCGGCCACCAGCCTGTTCTTTTCCGCGCTCCTGCTCGACGAGGAGCTGCACGTGTGGCACGGCATCGCCTTGGCCTGCATTGTCGCCGGCGTCTCCTTGGGCGTACGCGGCGGCAAATCCCCGCATCCCGTGGTAACCCCGAATCGCGGCATCGCCGGGGACACGCGTGCGCGCTACCGCACCCCTTGACAGGCGCACGGCAAGTTTTGACAATGAGAGTGAACACCTTCCAGAGGGGGATGGGGGATGGAGTACGTCAAACTGGGGAACTCCGACCTGACCGTATCGCGCATCGGTCTCGGCACGTGGGCCATGGGCGGCTGGATGTGGGGCGGAACCGACGAGGCGCAGGCCATCGCCGCCATCCATCGGGCCCTCGACCTCGGCATCAATCTGATCGACACCGCGCCGGTGTACGGCTTTGGCCTGTCGGAAGAGATCGTGGGCAAGGCCCTGGCCGAACGCGGGCGGCGCGACGAGGTGGTGATCGCCACCAAGGTGGGGTTGGAATGGGACGACCGGCAGCGGGTGTGGCGCAACGCCACGCGGGCGCGCATCCGCCAGGAAATCGAGGACAGCCTGCGCCGCCTGCGCACCGACTACATCGACCTGTACCAGGTGCACTGGCCCGATCCCGACACGCCGATCGAGGAAACGGCGGAGGAACTGCACCGCCTCTACAAGGAAGGGAAAATCCGGGCCATCGGCGTGAGCAACTACACGCCGGAGCAGATGGAGGTGTGGCGGCAGGTGGCCCCGCTGCATTCCAACCAGCTGCAGCTCAACCTGTTCCAGGCCCATCTGCTCGACACCGCCTTCGCCTACTGCGCCGACCACGACATCGGGACGTTGACGTGGGGCACGCTGGCGCACGGGCTGTTGACAGGCAAGATCACGGCCGACACCACCTTCCCGGAAAACGACCTGCGCAGCCGCCATCCCCTATTCAAGGGTGAGCGGTCCCGCCAGTACCTGGCCGCGGTGGAGCGGCTCAAGGCCCTCGCCGCGGAATACGGAAAGACCGTCGCCCAGCTCGCCGTGCGCTGGGTTCTGGAGCAGCGCGGCGTCTCGGTCGCCCTGTGGGGCGCGCGCCGGCCCCAGCAACTGGACGAGGTGGAAGGCGCCGTCGGCTGGGCGCTGTCGGCCGAAGACTTGGCGCGCATCCGGCGCATCCTCGACGAGACGATCACCGATCCCGTGGAGCCGCGCAAGAAGCAAGGACCGCCGGCGCGGTCGGAACTGGCAGCCAAAACGGAATAACCCCCGAACGGAATGGCCCATCGTGCAGACCGGCCTCCCCGGACCTACGGGGAGGCTTTCTGTGTCGCCACGAAAACAAAACGTTCCATCAAACACGGCAGCGGCGCAGACGTGTCCTCGGACGTACGTCGATCAAAAAAATGCCCGTGGTCGTCAAAACGGTAACTTTTACCCCCAGGGTATCCCCTGGGGGCTTTCGTTTCAACCTTCACCTAGCCTTTAGGCCAGGTGCAATAACAACAAAGGCGCGTTCCGGTGCAATATCGGATGGTGCATGAAACGGTAACGGAAGGCATGTCGCGGGTGCGAAGACGGGGGCTGAATCGGGCACACGTCCTCATATCCGAATCACCCGGCATCCATCCAACAAGACCAAATACCGCTCGCGAACCGGCTGCCGCCAGATGCGCGAGGCGGCGCGCA
This window contains:
- a CDS encoding aldo/keto reductase yields the protein MEYVKLGNSDLTVSRIGLGTWAMGGWMWGGTDEAQAIAAIHRALDLGINLIDTAPVYGFGLSEEIVGKALAERGRRDEVVIATKVGLEWDDRQRVWRNATRARIRQEIEDSLRRLRTDYIDLYQVHWPDPDTPIEETAEELHRLYKEGKIRAIGVSNYTPEQMEVWRQVAPLHSNQLQLNLFQAHLLDTAFAYCADHDIGTLTWGTLAHGLLTGKITADTTFPENDLRSRHPLFKGERSRQYLAAVERLKALAAEYGKTVAQLAVRWVLEQRGVSVALWGARRPQQLDEVEGAVGWALSAEDLARIRRILDETITDPVEPRKKQGPPARSELAAKTE